The proteins below come from a single Bryobacter aggregatus MPL3 genomic window:
- a CDS encoding histone deacetylase: MGLGEHVFPSVKFQQIHARLKAEGLLDASNLIVPQPATREDLHLVHTPHWTSALLDGTISYDEVLRLEIPYSQPMVRGFLYHTGGSIAAAQVALEEGAAFNIGGGFHHACPDHGEGFCAIHDVAIAIRKLQASDRIRTAMIIDTDVHQGNGTATIFAQDPRVYSLSIHQFHNYPHEKPPSSLDIHLENGLEDPSYLAQLETGLQTAFASFTPDLIAYIAGSDPYREDKLGGLNLSIEGMRRRDELVFAAAHRRSIPVFVTLAGGYAHKLDDTVTLHTNTAKALGSILQQH; this comes from the coding sequence TTGGGCCTTGGCGAACACGTCTTCCCCTCGGTGAAGTTCCAGCAGATCCATGCGCGTCTCAAAGCCGAAGGATTACTCGATGCCTCGAACCTCATCGTGCCGCAGCCCGCCACTCGCGAAGACCTCCATCTCGTCCACACTCCCCACTGGACCTCCGCCCTCCTCGACGGCACTATCTCCTACGACGAAGTGCTGCGCCTCGAGATTCCCTATTCGCAACCGATGGTGCGCGGCTTTCTCTATCACACCGGCGGTAGCATTGCCGCGGCGCAAGTGGCGCTCGAAGAAGGTGCGGCATTCAACATCGGAGGTGGCTTCCACCACGCCTGCCCCGATCACGGCGAGGGCTTTTGTGCGATCCATGATGTCGCTATCGCCATTCGCAAACTCCAGGCCTCAGACCGCATCCGCACGGCGATGATCATCGATACCGACGTGCACCAGGGCAACGGCACGGCCACCATCTTTGCCCAGGACCCCAGGGTCTATTCCCTGTCGATCCACCAGTTCCACAACTATCCGCACGAGAAGCCGCCCAGCAGTCTCGACATCCATCTGGAGAATGGCCTCGAAGATCCAAGCTACCTCGCCCAACTGGAGACGGGTCTGCAAACCGCCTTCGCCAGCTTTACGCCCGACCTCATCGCCTACATCGCCGGCAGCGATCCTTATCGCGAAGATAAACTCGGCGGTCTCAATCTCAGCATCGAAGGCATGCGCCGCCGCGATGAACTCGTCTTTGCCGCAGCACACCGCCGCTCCATCCCGGTCTTTGTTACCCTCGCCGGTGGATACGCCCACAAACTCGACGACACGGTCACCTTGCACACCAACACCGCCAAGGCACTCGGGAGTATTCTCCAGCAACACTAA
- the mdh gene encoding malate dehydrogenase has translation MRKKVTVVGAGNVGASCALRIADKELADVVLVDVMEGVPQGKALDLLESGPVEGYDVSITGANDYAPTENSDVVVITAGFPRKPGMSRDDLLMANYEIVKSATEGAVKYSPNAIIVVVTNPLDAMCYTAHITSKFPKNRVIGMAGVLDTARYRTFIASELNVSMENVSAMVLGGHGDTMVPLVRLTSVSGIPLTELLPQDRIDAIVQRTRDGGAEIVKYLKTGSAFYAPSSSTVEMVESILKDKKKVLPCAALLEGEYGINGLFVGVPCKLGANGIEKIYEISLSGAEQKELNRSAAAVQELVDVLKQKAS, from the coding sequence ATGCGTAAAAAGGTAACTGTAGTCGGCGCCGGAAACGTGGGCGCCTCGTGTGCTCTTCGGATCGCTGACAAGGAATTGGCGGACGTTGTCCTGGTGGATGTGATGGAGGGCGTGCCGCAAGGCAAGGCGCTCGATCTGCTGGAAAGCGGCCCGGTGGAAGGCTATGACGTCTCGATCACGGGCGCGAATGATTACGCCCCGACCGAGAACTCCGATGTGGTGGTGATCACCGCCGGATTCCCGCGCAAGCCCGGCATGAGCCGTGATGACTTGCTGATGGCGAATTACGAGATCGTCAAGAGCGCGACCGAAGGCGCGGTGAAGTATTCGCCGAATGCCATCATCGTCGTGGTGACGAATCCCCTCGATGCCATGTGCTACACGGCGCACATCACCTCGAAGTTCCCCAAGAACCGGGTCATCGGTATGGCCGGTGTGCTGGATACGGCGCGCTACCGCACCTTTATTGCCAGCGAACTGAATGTCTCGATGGAGAATGTTTCGGCGATGGTGCTGGGTGGCCATGGCGACACGATGGTGCCGCTGGTGCGCCTGACGAGCGTGAGCGGCATTCCGCTGACCGAACTGCTGCCGCAGGATCGCATCGATGCCATTGTGCAGCGCACCCGCGATGGTGGCGCCGAGATCGTGAAGTATCTGAAGACGGGCAGCGCGTTCTATGCGCCGTCGTCGAGTACGGTCGAGATGGTGGAGAGCATCCTCAAGGACAAGAAGAAAGTGCTGCCTTGCGCCGCGCTGCTTGAAGGCGAGTACGGCATCAACGGTCTCTTTGTCGGCGTGCCTTGCAAACTGGGTGCGAACGGCATCGAGAAGATCTATGAGATCAGCTTGTCGGGCGCAGAACAGAAGGAACTGAACCGCAGCGCTGCCGCGGTCCAGGAACTGGTTGATGTTCTGAAGCAGAAGGCCAGCTAA
- a CDS encoding acyl-CoA carboxylase subunit beta, whose amino-acid sequence MPERLREFLTELKILEEKIRLGGGIEKIAKQHAQGKLTARERVARLLDPDSPFFETGLLIAWDRHNGQAPAAGVVTGIGRIEGRNAVVVANDATVKAGAWWPETISKILRAQEIAMREKLPIVYLVDSAGVNLPLQDSIFPGQYGAARIFHYCSQMRRNLQIPQFAAVMGMCIAGGAYLPALSDLIVMVDGTSFMGLGGPNLVKGATGESTSAAELGGAAMHTAVSGVAHYRAANDEACLEILRARFRELPAVQRPHFNSQPPAAPSEGLYDILPDDHRQPYDTTEVLTRIVDAGSLDEFQPDHAPELICARARIHGRPVAILANRRGFLKTASGPRIGGIIYTESARKAAYFVETAQRHKLPLLYLQDVSGFMVGKQAEESGIIRAGAEMVETMSCATVPKIVLTLNHSSGAGYYAMAGQGFDPDFALAWPTARIGVMEGESAVQAIHGPELERLRQAGKAVPPELEAQMAQTRSDYERWLDSRYAAARGHVDAIIDPAATRSTLDYLYEVCQR is encoded by the coding sequence ATGCCAGAACGTTTGCGGGAATTCCTCACAGAACTCAAAATACTTGAGGAAAAGATTCGCCTCGGGGGCGGAATCGAGAAGATCGCGAAGCAACACGCGCAAGGCAAACTGACGGCGCGGGAGCGGGTGGCTCGCTTGCTCGATCCGGATTCGCCCTTCTTTGAGACCGGGCTCCTCATCGCCTGGGACCGTCACAACGGACAGGCCCCCGCCGCGGGTGTGGTCACCGGCATCGGACGCATCGAAGGCCGCAACGCCGTTGTCGTCGCCAACGACGCAACCGTCAAGGCCGGCGCCTGGTGGCCCGAAACCATCTCGAAGATCCTCCGCGCCCAAGAGATCGCCATGCGCGAGAAGCTGCCCATCGTCTATCTGGTGGACAGCGCGGGCGTCAACCTTCCCTTGCAGGACTCGATCTTTCCTGGCCAATATGGGGCCGCACGCATCTTCCACTATTGCTCGCAGATGCGGCGCAATCTGCAGATCCCGCAGTTTGCCGCCGTCATGGGCATGTGCATTGCCGGGGGCGCCTACCTCCCTGCCCTCAGCGATCTCATCGTGATGGTGGACGGCACCAGCTTTATGGGCCTTGGCGGGCCGAATCTGGTGAAGGGCGCGACAGGCGAATCGACGTCCGCAGCAGAGCTCGGCGGTGCAGCGATGCACACGGCAGTGAGCGGGGTCGCACACTATCGCGCAGCCAACGATGAGGCGTGTCTGGAGATTCTGCGGGCCCGCTTTCGTGAGTTGCCCGCCGTCCAGCGGCCCCATTTCAATAGTCAGCCTCCTGCGGCGCCCAGCGAAGGTCTGTACGACATCCTGCCCGACGACCATCGCCAACCCTACGACACCACCGAAGTCCTCACGCGCATTGTCGATGCGGGCTCTCTCGATGAGTTCCAGCCGGACCATGCGCCCGAGCTGATCTGCGCGCGCGCCCGCATCCACGGGCGTCCGGTCGCCATTCTGGCCAATCGCCGTGGCTTTTTGAAGACCGCAAGCGGCCCGCGCATCGGGGGCATCATCTATACAGAATCGGCACGCAAGGCGGCCTACTTTGTCGAAACCGCCCAGCGCCACAAGCTGCCCCTACTCTACTTGCAGGACGTCTCTGGCTTCATGGTGGGCAAGCAGGCCGAGGAGTCTGGCATCATCCGAGCCGGTGCGGAAATGGTCGAAACAATGTCCTGCGCCACGGTCCCCAAGATCGTGCTGACGCTGAATCATTCTTCGGGCGCCGGCTATTACGCGATGGCCGGGCAAGGCTTTGATCCCGACTTCGCCCTCGCCTGGCCCACCGCCCGCATTGGCGTGATGGAGGGCGAGTCTGCGGTGCAAGCGATCCATGGCCCCGAACTCGAACGGCTCAGACAGGCAGGCAAAGCAGTCCCCCCTGAATTGGAGGCGCAAATGGCACAAACCCGCAGCGACTATGAGCGCTGGCTCGATTCCCGCTACGCCGCGGCCCGCGGTCATGTCGATGCGATCATCGATCCGGCAGCAACCCGTTCTACTCTTGACTACCTCTATGAGGTCTGCCAGCGATGA
- a CDS encoding carboxypeptidase regulatory-like domain-containing protein has product MRFLTLLVLLTNLSILYSQTISGSISGSVVDSSGNVIPAAPVRLLSERTGEERTANTNESGDFMFPALQPGSYTVIVEVSGFRPFRKTGNALSAAQRLSVGSLALAIGSVSESVTVAAQSVTVQTGSTEHSALIGERQLEQISIRGRDVVSMLRILPGVSQTVDTEFLGGSFGTQSPNIQGTRSNWNSLQVDGVTGNDLGSPGTFSSPINMDAIGEVKVLMNNYQAEYGRNGASSINVVTKSGSREYHGTAYWYKRHESWNANNFFNNRTGVPLPIYRYSTLGATLGGPVPLGKVWNGSKEKLFFFYSFEKSAVKNPQAVRQVTVPTALERAGDFSQTVDLTNKQIIIRDPLTNAAFPGNVIPANRLDKNGQAMLNIFPLPNQLNRAVTQGNFNYQFQEAVDQPRNQHLFRIDIRPTAKDSLNVRGSTWYADSLGYAVAAGSSNWGLIRQHYTFTDNGIVLNWARILTPRMVNEFTGGVRHSVEKGPPESDEQLKNILRKDRGLGSLGQFYPGNNPFGIIPQASYGGVTNAAAITYDGRFPLRGADTAINFSNNLTYTIAGHTLKAGIAFERIRNYEGEQGTYGGSFAFARDVNNPFDSNYAYSNAVLGNFQSYQESAFRPSNEGRKTTMGWFLQDTWKVTRKLTLDYGMRFVWFNQWYHSRQTASAWDFGHYDRKAIPALYSPILTDQGRRAVNPLNGDILPAVYIGAFVPNSGNPFNGAVTATDPNYPRGFRDQAPVQFEPRFGIAYDPFGDGRTAIRTGFGIFHNTVSPGVRDFSQNPPTQQTPQVYYGNLSTYLNSTGVLFPNNVVTFEKRAITPSMMNFTFGIQRDVGRGTVVELSYVGNVGRHLQMNRNLNLVPYGARYLPQNADPANPSTPLPDNFFRPYPGWGNINYNDFSGNSNYNAFQTTVNRRFAKGLSISVAYTYSKAMGYADSDGDTVATYRPLRVWNYGKLGYDQTHMFVTNYIWDLPRGSRILPNRVGRLVLDKWQVSGISTFASGQPSGVTFTTVDTVDLSGGGDGTRINVTGKAPYGYGDRSFSQFFNTNVFARPAKGDPGNAPKDVFRLPGTNNWDISFFKFIPLFSERKSLQLRWEMYNAFNHTQFNAVDSVARFDASGNQVNARFGSVIGARNPRRMQASLRFRF; this is encoded by the coding sequence ATGCGATTCTTGACCCTGCTGGTCTTATTAACGAATCTCAGTATCTTATATTCCCAGACGATCTCCGGATCGATTTCCGGCAGCGTCGTCGACTCTTCCGGCAACGTTATTCCCGCCGCGCCGGTCCGGCTGCTCAGTGAGCGCACCGGCGAGGAAAGAACCGCCAACACAAACGAGAGTGGCGACTTCATGTTTCCGGCGCTGCAGCCCGGCTCCTATACCGTCATCGTCGAAGTCAGCGGCTTTCGCCCCTTTCGCAAGACCGGCAATGCCCTCAGCGCCGCACAGCGCTTGAGTGTCGGCAGCCTGGCCCTCGCCATCGGAAGTGTTTCTGAATCGGTGACCGTCGCCGCGCAAAGCGTCACCGTCCAAACCGGCTCGACAGAACACTCCGCGCTCATCGGCGAGCGCCAACTGGAACAGATCTCCATCCGCGGCCGCGATGTCGTCTCGATGCTACGCATTCTGCCGGGCGTCTCGCAAACCGTCGATACCGAGTTTCTCGGCGGCAGCTTCGGCACACAGTCGCCCAATATCCAGGGCACGCGCAGCAACTGGAACAGCCTGCAAGTCGACGGAGTCACCGGCAATGACCTGGGAAGTCCCGGCACCTTTTCGAGCCCGATCAACATGGACGCGATCGGCGAGGTGAAGGTACTCATGAATAACTACCAGGCCGAGTATGGCCGCAACGGAGCCAGCTCCATCAACGTAGTGACCAAGTCTGGATCTCGCGAGTATCATGGCACTGCTTACTGGTACAAACGCCACGAAAGCTGGAACGCGAACAACTTCTTCAACAACCGGACCGGCGTGCCGCTGCCCATCTATCGCTACAGCACCTTGGGCGCCACCCTCGGTGGTCCGGTGCCCCTGGGTAAAGTGTGGAACGGCAGCAAGGAGAAACTGTTCTTCTTCTACTCCTTCGAGAAGTCGGCAGTGAAGAATCCGCAGGCCGTCCGCCAGGTGACCGTGCCCACGGCCCTTGAGCGCGCCGGCGACTTCTCGCAGACCGTCGATCTGACCAACAAGCAGATCATCATCCGCGACCCGCTCACCAACGCAGCCTTCCCCGGCAACGTCATCCCCGCCAATCGCCTCGACAAGAACGGTCAGGCGATGTTGAACATCTTTCCTCTTCCCAACCAACTGAACCGCGCTGTCACCCAGGGCAACTTCAACTACCAGTTTCAGGAAGCCGTCGACCAGCCGCGAAACCAGCACCTCTTCCGCATCGACATTCGCCCCACCGCAAAGGACAGTCTCAACGTCCGAGGCTCCACCTGGTATGCCGACTCGCTCGGCTATGCTGTCGCTGCCGGTTCGTCCAACTGGGGACTCATCCGCCAGCATTACACCTTCACCGACAACGGCATCGTCCTCAACTGGGCTCGCATCCTGACGCCGCGCATGGTCAACGAATTCACTGGCGGCGTGCGGCATTCCGTCGAGAAGGGGCCTCCGGAGAGCGATGAGCAATTGAAGAATATTCTGCGCAAGGATCGCGGACTCGGCAGCCTCGGGCAGTTCTATCCTGGCAATAATCCCTTCGGAATCATTCCGCAGGCTTCCTATGGCGGAGTCACCAATGCCGCGGCCATCACCTATGACGGCCGCTTCCCGCTGCGCGGCGCCGACACCGCGATCAACTTCAGTAACAACCTCACCTATACGATTGCCGGTCACACGCTCAAAGCGGGCATTGCGTTCGAGCGCATCCGCAACTATGAAGGAGAGCAAGGCACCTACGGCGGCAGCTTCGCCTTTGCCCGCGACGTCAACAATCCCTTCGACAGCAATTACGCCTATTCGAACGCCGTGCTCGGCAACTTCCAGTCCTATCAGGAATCCGCATTTCGCCCCTCAAACGAGGGCCGCAAGACAACAATGGGCTGGTTCCTCCAGGACACCTGGAAGGTCACGCGCAAACTCACTCTCGACTACGGCATGCGCTTCGTCTGGTTCAACCAGTGGTACCACTCGCGGCAAACCGCTTCCGCCTGGGACTTCGGACACTATGACCGGAAGGCAATCCCTGCCCTGTACTCGCCCATCCTCACAGACCAGGGCCGCCGCGCGGTCAATCCTCTCAATGGCGACATTCTGCCCGCCGTCTACATCGGCGCCTTCGTCCCTAATTCCGGCAATCCCTTCAACGGCGCGGTCACCGCAACCGATCCCAATTATCCGCGTGGCTTCCGCGACCAGGCGCCCGTGCAGTTTGAACCTCGCTTCGGCATTGCCTATGATCCCTTCGGCGACGGCCGCACCGCCATCCGCACCGGTTTTGGCATCTTCCACAACACCGTCTCGCCCGGCGTTCGCGACTTCTCGCAGAACCCGCCCACCCAGCAAACGCCGCAGGTCTACTATGGCAACCTCTCGACTTACCTGAACTCCACTGGAGTCCTCTTCCCCAACAACGTCGTCACCTTTGAGAAACGGGCCATCACGCCCTCAATGATGAACTTCACCTTTGGCATCCAGCGCGACGTCGGGCGCGGCACCGTGGTGGAACTCTCCTATGTCGGCAACGTCGGCCGCCACCTGCAGATGAACCGGAATCTGAATCTCGTTCCCTACGGCGCGCGCTATCTCCCCCAGAACGCCGACCCGGCCAATCCGTCTACACCCCTACCGGATAACTTCTTCCGCCCCTATCCCGGCTGGGGCAACATCAACTACAACGACTTCTCCGGCAACTCGAACTACAACGCGTTCCAAACCACCGTCAATCGCCGCTTTGCAAAAGGCCTCTCGATCAGCGTCGCCTACACGTATTCGAAGGCCATGGGTTACGCCGATTCGGACGGTGATACGGTTGCCACCTATCGGCCCTTACGCGTCTGGAACTACGGCAAGCTGGGCTACGACCAAACCCACATGTTCGTCACCAATTACATCTGGGATCTGCCACGTGGCAGCCGCATCCTGCCCAATCGCGTCGGGCGCCTGGTTCTCGACAAGTGGCAGGTGTCGGGCATCTCCACCTTTGCCAGTGGCCAACCCTCGGGAGTCACTTTCACCACAGTCGATACGGTTGATCTGAGCGGTGGCGGCGACGGCACCCGCATCAACGTCACCGGCAAAGCGCCCTACGGCTATGGCGACCGCAGCTTCTCCCAGTTCTTCAACACCAACGTCTTTGCCCGGCCCGCCAAGGGGGACCCCGGGAATGCGCCGAAGGACGTCTTCCGCCTGCCGGGCACAAACAACTGGGACATCAGCTTCTTCAAGTTCATCCCTCTCTTTAGCGAAAGAAAAAGCCTGCAACTGCGCTGGGAAATGTACAACGCCTTCAACCACACCCAATTCAACGCGGTGGACTCTGTCGCTCGCTTTGATGCGAGTGGCAATCAGGTCAACGCCCGTTTCGGGTCAGTCATCGGCGCGCGCAATCCGAGGCGGATGCAGGCTTCTCTTCGTTTTCGCTTTTAG
- a CDS encoding acyclic terpene utilization AtuA family protein, whose translation MIRIGCGQGFWGDSAEAPVRLVEDGPLDYLVLDYLAEVTMSILQKQKKENPAFGYARDFPPLIERIAATIQTKGIRVIANAGGVNPKACAEEIRRRCPQLKVAVVLGDDILSDLPSLIAGGHPLLNMDTGEPLASVLDQVLSANAYLGAYPLAEALASGVDVVVSGRCADAALVLAPMLHAYHWPDTNWPRLSAGIVAGHIVECGAQCTGGNCLADWQSIPDLANIGYPIVEAHSNGHMVITKHEGSGGRVSLASVKEQLVYEVGDPSAYYTPDVIADFTTVQLHDDGPNRVAVSGASAHGRPTHLKASIAYHWGFKAAGTLTYGPPQAALKARTAAEIVNTRCRNLGLSFDKQVTEVFGDDWAMLRMAVRDRSKANVDRWTREMIPLVLNGPPGATGYGDGRPKVHQVVAYWPALLPREKVTPRIEVLA comes from the coding sequence ATGATCCGCATCGGCTGTGGACAAGGCTTCTGGGGCGATTCGGCGGAAGCCCCGGTCCGGCTGGTGGAAGACGGTCCGCTCGACTATCTGGTTCTCGACTATCTGGCAGAGGTCACGATGTCGATCCTCCAGAAGCAGAAGAAAGAGAACCCCGCCTTCGGTTACGCGCGCGACTTCCCGCCTCTCATCGAACGCATCGCCGCCACCATCCAAACGAAGGGCATTCGGGTGATCGCCAACGCAGGCGGCGTCAACCCCAAAGCCTGCGCCGAAGAGATTCGCCGCCGCTGTCCGCAGCTCAAGGTTGCCGTGGTTCTGGGCGACGACATCCTCAGCGATCTTCCCAGTCTGATCGCCGGCGGACACCCGCTACTGAATATGGACACGGGTGAGCCGCTGGCCTCTGTTCTCGATCAGGTGCTCAGCGCGAATGCCTATCTTGGCGCCTATCCACTCGCCGAAGCGCTCGCAAGTGGTGTAGATGTTGTCGTTAGTGGCCGCTGCGCGGACGCCGCGCTCGTGCTGGCTCCGATGCTGCACGCCTACCATTGGCCCGATACCAATTGGCCTCGCCTCTCGGCCGGAATCGTCGCCGGTCACATTGTCGAATGCGGCGCCCAATGCACGGGTGGCAACTGCCTCGCCGATTGGCAAAGCATTCCGGATCTGGCAAACATCGGCTATCCCATCGTCGAGGCGCACAGCAATGGCCACATGGTCATCACGAAGCACGAAGGCTCCGGCGGCCGCGTCTCGCTGGCCAGCGTCAAGGAGCAACTGGTCTATGAGGTCGGAGACCCAAGTGCCTATTACACTCCCGACGTCATTGCCGACTTCACCACCGTTCAACTCCACGACGACGGCCCCAATCGGGTTGCTGTATCCGGCGCCTCAGCACACGGCCGCCCCACGCATCTCAAGGCGAGCATCGCCTACCACTGGGGCTTCAAAGCAGCGGGCACTCTCACCTACGGCCCCCCGCAAGCGGCTTTGAAAGCAAGAACGGCGGCGGAGATTGTTAATACGCGTTGCCGCAATCTCGGGCTCAGCTTCGACAAGCAAGTCACCGAAGTCTTTGGCGATGATTGGGCGATGTTGCGCATGGCTGTCCGCGATCGATCGAAAGCGAACGTCGACCGCTGGACTCGCGAAATGATTCCCCTCGTCCTCAACGGTCCTCCCGGAGCCACCGGCTATGGCGATGGCCGTCCCAAGGTCCATCAGGTGGTCGCCTATTGGCCCGCGCTACTCCCGAGAGAAAAGGTCACTCCCCGCATTGAGGTATTGGCATGA
- a CDS encoding isocitrate lyase/PEP mutase family protein, with protein MPLTQAEKAKRFQELHQAPGAFVIPNPWDAGTARILASLGFVALTTTSAGLAFALGKRDGAATREETLANAKSIVEACELPVAADLENGFGPRPEDVAQTIHMAAEMGLVGASIEDASGNPQSPIYSFNQALERIEAAVEAARALPFPFMLVGRAENYLHGCPDLDDTIRRLQAFAAAGVDCLYAPGLPSAADIRTVCASVHKPVNVVAGFKGESLSVPELAALGVKRISLGSSLNRTALGAFVRAAIEVRDQGSFRFAQDALPYAEANAFMPPH; from the coding sequence ATGCCCCTCACGCAGGCCGAAAAAGCAAAGCGATTCCAGGAGCTGCACCAGGCTCCGGGCGCCTTTGTCATCCCGAATCCCTGGGATGCCGGAACCGCGCGCATCCTTGCCAGCCTCGGCTTTGTGGCGCTCACCACCACCAGCGCTGGACTAGCCTTTGCACTCGGCAAGCGGGACGGCGCGGCCACCCGTGAGGAAACGCTGGCAAACGCCAAGTCAATTGTCGAAGCCTGTGAGCTACCAGTGGCGGCAGATCTTGAAAACGGTTTCGGCCCCAGACCCGAAGACGTCGCGCAAACCATCCACATGGCCGCCGAGATGGGGCTGGTGGGCGCCTCGATTGAAGATGCCAGCGGCAATCCGCAATCGCCCATCTACAGCTTCAATCAAGCCCTCGAGCGCATTGAGGCTGCCGTCGAAGCCGCACGCGCCCTGCCCTTCCCCTTCATGCTGGTGGGCCGGGCTGAAAATTATCTGCACGGCTGTCCGGACCTGGATGACACCATCCGCCGCCTCCAGGCCTTTGCCGCCGCTGGCGTCGATTGCCTCTATGCCCCAGGGCTCCCCAGCGCCGCCGACATCCGCACCGTTTGTGCGTCCGTCCACAAACCGGTGAACGTCGTCGCCGGGTTCAAGGGAGAATCGCTGTCCGTTCCCGAACTGGCCGCCCTCGGCGTAAAGCGCATCAGCCTCGGCTCGTCACTGAACCGGACCGCCTTGGGCGCTTTTGTCCGCGCAGCCATTGAAGTGCGCGACCAGGGCAGCTTCCGTTTCGCCCAGGACGCCCTTCCCTACGCCGAAGCCAACGCCTTCATGCCGCCACATTGA